Sequence from the Sphingobacteriaceae bacterium GW460-11-11-14-LB5 genome:
AAAAAATCTTTTAGGTTAAATCCACTAAAGATTTTTCCAAATATTCCCTCATCAGCCCCAGAGTATTTCATCTTGTTCCATATCTCTTCCTTTTTTTCCTCCTGCATCCCTTCAAGTTCTGTTGCACCCAGGAAACGGTATAGTGAAGTCTCCTTCTCAATAAACTCCGGATGGTTCCAAGGCTTATCCTCATAAGCCCACCACAACTGCCAGATCAGGCGTCCGGAATCCAGAAGTTCCGGATGGGAAGGCATCTCCTCAAAACTGAACCTTCTTCTCAAAGCTGTGTCGAGCGCTTCAACACTCCTGTCTGCCGTGTTCATTGTACCAATGATATAAAGGTTGCGCGGCACACTAAAGGCATGTGCAGAGTATGGGAGAATAATCCTCAATTCCTCTTCAGCATCCCGCCGTTTGGAATCCTCGATCAGCGTGATGAGTTCGCCAAAGATCTGCGAGACATTCCCCCTATTAATTTCATCGATGATCAGTACAAAATTCTTTCTGGTATTATCTTCATCGGTTACATGGAATGGATAATTAGCCTGAATGTATTCGCTTATTGCTATTGTGTAAGATTTCCAATCATCAACAATTGCGCTGATCATGTAGTTCATGACCATACTCCTGGTCACCACCATCTCGGTCGCATTTGCCGTCTGCGGAATAGCGACCACATTATGGTTTGAATTGATCCTGATATTAAAGGGTTTCTTGAGTTTGGGCGTGTGAAGAACAAGTACATTTTCATTTTCTACCACCTCGTTGATAAACCTATCGTAGGATTCATCGAAGCCTGAAACAGATTTTGTTTTCGATGCCTGGAGACAGATTTTTTTGAATAAGCCATCCGTTACTTGGTAGTTTACGACACCTTCTGTACCCTTGGGTGCGATAGGTTTAATTCCTTCTATAAAATCCTCATAGGACATGCTCTGGTGAAATGTGCAGAAAGCAATCTGTCCTTTACCATTGTCGAAATCGCTGATCAATAGATCCCGGAAATGCTGGGTAAGCGCATGCCTATTATTACGGTTGGCCTGGTAAAAAACTGGATCTATGATTTTTAGCGCCCTGTCAATTGTATGGTATGTTTTTCCGGTTCCCGGGGGACCGTAGAGGATGTGGTTCAGTTCCATTTTTTTAGGGTTGTTTTTTTCTGACGTTGTTTTAGGGTCTAAAGGCATAAAATACCTCACCCGGTCTGCAATACTGGTTTCAAGGAAAAGCAATTGCTCCATTATTTTATCCACGACATCTTCATCAAAGGGATTTAATCCCACTTTCGTCCCGATACTGTGCTCCCCCTGCCATGGAATCCATTCCAGTCCTTCAGGTAGCTCACTTCCGATCAGCGTTTTATATTTCTGTTTCTGCTTACCTTCAAAATGGATATCAACGAAAAAACACTTCTTAAAAATGCCACGGCTTCTAATGGAAACTTCAAAATGGGCGTCTAAATTGCCGATCTGCATAGCCGCGTCACCGATCCAGACATAACTGCCATTTTTCAGGCCACTGTCCTGTAGGTGCGAATGATCAACTGTAAAATCTTTCAGGATGGATTCCTCTTCCTGCATGGCCGACTTCAGGTCGCTGATCACGTTTTTAAACGTGACGGCATTTTTGTCAAGCATCTTGTACAAAATATCCTGCGCCAGAAGTTTGTGGTTCTGATCCTGAAATAATCCTGCAGGAAGCCTTTCGGCTACGATTTCCAGAAGCTCATTATCATGCTTGATGTACCGTTCAACCATGTCCTCAACAAGTTCTAGATAATGTATATATTTTTCATTTTTCTTTCTCGTTTTTAGTCCAAGCTTATTGCAATATTTAACATAGAAAGAACTCTTATAAAAAGCATATTTTTCTGGGTATTTAACCGTTAGAAAGGTCGCGATTGCCCGCTCATCGTGATGATGGTACAATTTCTGCCCCATTGACCGGTAAGTCTTATCGATCAGGCCTTGAAATATGGCAATCCTTTCCGCAAGCAAACCATCTTCATTGAAAAGGACTTCAAGCGCTTCCCGGTATGCAGGCGCATTCATAGATAAAATGTGATTCCTAACACCCCTGGTCGTGTGATAGATCAAATTTTCATAAGTAATTACTCTAATTTTTTCGGCAAAATCCAAACCGTCTATATCTGGTTTTCCCCCCAGGTCGGTTAGCATCCGCCATTTATAGAGTTCGTCACCCAGACCTTTTTCGATCAGATCCTCTTTGTAACCCTCTATCATCTGGAGAACCGGATCTTCATTTCGTTTTTCGATCACAAATTCAGGCCCCAATTGTAAAAGAAACCGCTGGGCCATGCTGGTCGTAAGTTGATCGTGTACCAACAAATTTCCATTTGCAAATTCATTTGCGACTATCACAACATGTTTTGGTGGGTATTTTTTTCCATCATAGGAAAGATCGTATACCGATGACTTTCCGAGTGGGTATCTCAAACCATTATCTCTGATATCAGAAATGGCCTGGAGAATATGTTCTTTCGTAATATTCTTAGGGATCAATTGAGCGTTTGTTTAAATGTTTATAATTATCTCCATGCGTTGCAACGTAAGATGGCCTAAAATAGTAAATATTAATTATACACCAGTTGGAACATAGGCTTTGCAATCTTCTTTCAATTGAAATCCAATGGCCATAATAACTAAGCTATTTCTGTGGTCACTTACGCCCTGCAATCTTGGCCCCAAGATGAAACATTGTTTTAGCCCCATGCCTGGCTTTTAGTTTTTTGATGGTTTTTTCGATCGCACTAAGACTGCAGGGCACCATCTCAAGCTCTGTGAGTCTTTCTGAAATTTCTTTTTGATTCATCCCCTGGAGTAGGCAGCTTATAATTACTTTTTCCATGAACAAATATAAATATTCATGATTATCCATAGTCCAACAGGAAACCAAAATCAGTCGGCTACCCTCGGCTGGTTATTCCTTAACAGAGACAGCATAAAAACAAACAAATAATTCTGCTGACTTATATCTTACTAATCTCAGCTATATACTCACGACTACAAGCATCAAAATAATTCCAATTACAGATTATCAATATCACATATCTTATTTTTCAGTGCAAAAAGCACCAGCCCCTGCCTGTTCCTAATACCAAAGCGCGTAAAGATGGCTGCTCTGTATCCATCTACTGTTTTCGGGCTGAGAAACATTTTCCCAGCGATCTCCTCATAGGTCAGATCCGAACAGGCTAAACGGATAAACTTGAGTTCGATCTCACTGATCTGGTCCCAAAGTCCCTGGCCATTTACGGCCGGGGATCCATTAGTGCCAGATTCCTGCTGCTGTAAAGAATCGATCAACTTTCCGGTCAGATAATCTGTATAGTAAAATCCTTTATTACTGATTGCCTGGAGCGCTTGATGGATATCTTCCACTTCAATGTCCTTGGATAAGTATCCCTTAACACCCAAACGCATCATCCGAACAATCGCTTCTTCACTATCGACCATTGAGACTACTAACACGGCAATTTTTGGATAATTGTCCCTTAACCATAACATGGCCTCATAGCCATCCATATCAGGCATGTCTATATCAAGCAGCAGTATGTCTGGAAGTGCTTTTTTATCTAGTTTTCTGATCATGTCCTTTCCACTTTCAGCCTCAAGGACAACAAGGTAATTATGTTTGTCTGCCAGATTGATCAGGGTGATCAACCCTTTTCTGAATAGATTATGATCATCAACTATGGCTATTTTTATCTGTGGTTTGCGGTATGACATACTAATATGATTTATTTAACGGGATGGCAACGCTAACCTGCGTACCGGAACCCGGTGTACTGCTGATCTGTAATTGAGCATTGATAAGTTTCGCTCGTCCGGCAATATTAAGCAGCCCGGTACTTTCCCGCTCAGAGGCTTCCTGCGCGGCTTTAAACTGATCAAAACCCTTACCATCGTCTGAAATCCGAAGGTCCAGGGAGTTTTCTGAATAACTTAAAAGAACTTCTACATTTTTTGCCTCTGAGTGTTTTACAATATTATTGAGTATTTCCTGACAGAGGCGGTAAAGTACGATTTCCTGACTGGCAGGTAAGCGGAAAGGAGTTCCCACGCGGTTATAGGAAACTAAATATTTTTTTGTCTTATCTAGCCTTTGGAGTTCATGTTCAAGCCTTTTATCAAAACCGGCCTTCATGATAAAATCTGAGTTGAGAGACACACTAAGCGCTTTAACTTCTGCCATAAGTTCCTTTGCAAGCAGCTTGGTCTCATTTACATGTTCCCTCACCTCACCCGAACTCTGGGCGAGTACAGCTGAAAGGTTAATATTTATAAGAGAAACAAGATGGCTGAAATTGGCATGGAGTTCCTTTGCTATATGGTCAAGCGTACGATCCTGTATTTCCAGTTTTGATTGCAGGACAGTCTGATTGAATGTTTCCCGCAGCTGAAGTACTTCCTGTTCATGCTGAAACCTTTTTTTTTGCTGCCTGAAAAAAAAATAGGTAAGCAGACACACGAAGAAAAATACCACGGACGTCGATACCAGAATGGTTAGAAGGATTTCCTGTGAACGGGATTCTTGCATAGAAAGGCGATTAGATAGCAGATGTACATTAATATATTAAGTATCAGCAGGATATTGAACAAGGCCATTGCAAGGGACAGGTTGGTCCTGCTGAGATAGTTGATAAAAATAAAGTAGGGAAGACTTACTGCATGAAAGACTAACGTACCCAGCGAAATCCAGAAAAGCGGCTCTCTTCCCACTGTACGTGGTATCTTCCTGTTAAGCTCCTGAATGAAGTAGGATGCCGCATAGGCAATTAATATGCCACTTCCAAGTATGATACTGAAGGTATCTAATTGCCCAATTCCCTGGATCGTAAAAATGTTGGCCAGTGAAAATATTGCAAAAACAATTGCTAAATACCATCCTGATTTTCCTAGTTTTCGGTTTTCAGAAACGGAGGAATAAAAGAAAATATAAAACAGGTACTCCGGAATAAAATAAAGATTATATATCCAGAGATTCTGTTTTGGAAAATCCCAATAGGCGGTGCTATGCAGTCCAAGTTTCCAGCTAACAGCAAATACCTCCATCAGAAAAGTAGCAATCAGGAATACCGAAAACACACGGTAAGATCCTGCCCAGCGGTCCCTCCAAGTCTTCAAACTACATATCATACTGGCAGTCAAAGGGATCAGATAAAGATACTGGGCAGGATTTTTCATCCTTGAAGATACATCATCTTTTAGGAATTTTCCTAGCCCTCTTTAATATCATCACACATCGGTGGGCATGGAGATCCAACATTGAAGTCCCTTGGGGTACTTCCCTCAACAGAGCGAAGCTGAAAGTCCGGCTGGTCTTCAAGAGTGATATCCGAATGGCCGCCGGTCAATTCGTCAGGCTTAGTCATCACCATCAGCAGACAAAGCTGCCCGCTGTAAGTATCCTTTTCACCGTATGCCCCGAAATAAATCCTGAGGCCGTCTGCATTGGCCTTCTCCATTTCCTCAAGTAAGAAGGTGATATGTTCTTTCGTATACCAGATCGAACGAGTATCAGGTTTACTGATCTTTTCCGATAATACAGGATGTTTGGTCTGCGCAAATCTTAAGATGCGCTCATTCGTGAGGGTTTTTCCCACGAAAAAGAAAGGTAAGGGTCTTGCCCCATTTTGCTTTAACATAAAATTGAATTTATTTGTTTTTAAAACTGGGACAATGATACACCCGCAGAAAAGCGATTCCAATAGCATCAACTGCCCGGCGCGGAAAACCGCCCCATTTCCCTGAAAAACGGGCATCTTACAGGAAAAACCCCTGGTTTTTACAGGAGATCTCCCTTCACCTTAAAAAATACTTTTCCCTAACGGACCAGGCAGACCCTTCCCCATCCTAAAAAAACAGCCTGGATCAGCTGGAAAACGGGCAAAATAAATTACAGGGTTTCTCCCTTTGATTACAGGTTTTTTCCAAAATCATTACGGCCTAGTTTTGATCGATTTAAAAAAATATCATTATGTCATTATTTACAAGTAATTATCTCAAGGGGCTATCTAGAAACAAAAGCCTTAATGAGAGCGTTCAGCTCTCTGCCCAGCGTACTGCTGGTCACAGCACTTTCGACATTTTTCTTTGCCACAGTTTTCTCGATAAGGATGAGGTGGAAGGATTGTACCTGGAACTGACCAGGCAAGGCTTCAGGGTTTATGTGGACTGGATCACTGATCCCCATCTTGACCGCGACAATGTTACAGAAGAAAGCGCAGCCCATATCCGTAGGCGTTTGAGGTCATCTAAATCACTTCTGCTCGCTATCTCGCACAATGCACAGATCTCCAAATGGGTACCATGGGAACTTGGTTATGTTGATGGGCATACCCAGCATTGCGCACTTGCACCAGTATCAAAGGATAATGCAAATAGGAGTTCTTTTGACAGGTCAGAATACCTCAAATTATACCCCTACGTCGAAAAGCCGAACGATCTTTCGGTGTTCAGTAACCGTCTTTTTGCTGTTGACTCTGCCTTTAAATATGTTGATTTAGATAGCTGGGTAAAGGGCGCTGCACCAAAACAGGAATTCCGCAAATTCTTTTAAACATTATATCATGCCTGATAAAAAAATAGTTTTTATCGCATTCGCCATCGAGGATGAGCGTTTACGCGATTTTCTTAAAGGCCAGTCATTACTGGACCATTGCCCCTTCGAATACATTGATCTTTCAGTAAAAGAAGCTTATGATAGCGACTGGAAAGAGAAAGTACGCACAAGAATCCGTCGCAGCCACGGTGTGATAGTACTGGTTAGTGAGAATTCCTTAACCTCTACCGGTCAAAAATGGGAAATACAATGCGCAAAAGAAGAGGGTAAGCCCATACTTGCCATATGGATTTATACAAACGACCGGACAGTCATTCCAGGGGTTTCCACCAAAATCTGGACCTGGGAAACAGTTGGCAAATTTATCGACAATATTTAATCTTAACTATTATGAAAATAGCACTTATAGTCGGAATCGATTATTACCAAAACGTATCCGGTTTACACGGATGCGTAAACGACGCATACAGTGTTGAGAGTATGCTAAAGCGAAATGATGGTGGTTCGATCAACTTCAAAACCAAACTGGTTACCTCTTCTGGGCCTGCTGACCAGGTAAACAAACGGGAATTAAAGGACTTGATCAATGTTCTTTTTTCGCAGAAGGCTGAGGTAGCCTTGTTTTATTTTGCCGGCCATGGGTACATCGAAGCTAATGGCGGCTATCTTGTCGCCTCAGATGCCACCCATGGAGATGACGGCGTATCCTTAAACGAGATTCTTGCCATGGCCAACCGTTCACCTGCGACCAATAAAATTATCATACTGGATAGTTGTCACTCTGGGATAGCGGGAACTTCCATGGAAAATGCAGAAATCTCCCACCTCTCAGATGGTATGACCATTCTTACCGCCTCCACTGCCGAACAGTACGCATCCGAAGAAAACGGAAGCGGCATTTTTACCACACTTATGGTAGATGCTTTGAGTGGTAGTGCAGCCAACCTTGTAGGGCAAGTAACCCCTGGTAGTATCTATGCCCATATCGATCAGTCACTAGGTGATTGGGATAAGCAGCGCCCTGTATTTAAAACAAATGTCAAGAATTTTGTCTGCTTGAGAGAAGTTACCCCTCCCATTACCCTTGAGGATTTACGTTCTATAACGGAGTATTTTCCAAGCGCAGGTGTGGAATTTCCACTTGATCCAACTTTTGAAGCTGAGATGAAAGGAAGAGATGAGGATATGCCAGCGCCAATAGAAACGAATACAGTTATATTCAAAAGACTTCAGAAATTCAACCGGCTAAACTTATTGGAACCAGTAAATGCTCCCCATATGTGGAATGCTGCTATGGAAAGCAAATCCTGCAGACTCACTGCCCTTGGCGAACATTACCGCAGACTAGTGGAAAAAGAGTTAATATAACTAAAAATGATAAGTATCGGTATTACCGGGCACCAAAGCCTCGATAAGCATCTTGCGAAAGGCTGGTTAAAAAAACAGCTATATGCTGAAATATCTGTTATTCCTAAGATCATCTGCGCCTATAGCTCACTCGCTGTAGGCGCAGATCAGCTTTTTGCTGAAGTTGTGCTGCAAAATAACATTGATCTTATTGCAATAGTCCCTTGCGACGATTATATACAAACATTTAAATACGCGCAGCAAAAGACATATCGGACCATACTGGAATTATGCAGTACTGTCGAAGTTCTTGCCTATCAACGTCCGTCAGAGCAAGCATTCCTCAGAGCAGGACAGGTAGTTGCTGATAGATCAGACATCCTTTTTGCTATATGGGATGGAAAGCCGGCCAAGGGACCAGGTGGAACTGCGGAGATCGTTGAATATGCATTGGGTAAAGGAAAAAGAATAGTACATTTCGATATTAATGCCCAGAAAGTTAACATACTTAGCCAGTAATATCACTTAAGGCTATTCTATTATAATTTAAGCAGCGTCAATCACCACTGATTACCCAAAACTCCTTGATCTACTATCACATCATCCCCTCATCCAAAAAACTATAAAACCCATACCTGGAAACAATCAAATGATCATGCACATTAATTTCCAGAATATCACCCCCGGATTTTAATTTCCTGGTTAAGGAAATATCTGCATCACTTGGCGACAATTCTCCACTTGGATGATTATGCGCCAGGATGACCCCACTTGCACAGGCTTTCAGCGCCACTGCAAAAATTACCTTGGGATCAGCTAGCGTTCCAGACAAACCACCCTGCGAGATGTTCACTACCCCCAATACCCTACCCCTTCTGTTGAGCAAAATTACCTTAAACTCTTCTAGAAGCTCAATTCTGCCTTCCTCCCACCGTTCCATTAATACCCTGTAAGCTTCCTGTGCAGATGTAACCTGTGGCAACTCTGCCAATTTAAACGCCGGATGGTAACTGATCTCAATTTCCGCTACTTTAAAACTTAAATTTTCCATAATTTTCTGATTTAATTATGGCGCCCCGAAAGGTTCAGCTTCTGCCAAAGCAAAAGGAGGAACGGAATAAATGGACAGCGGGCAAAGGCCACAGGAGCGTTTATGCCGGAAATTCCTTTGCGTGCCAGAACTGAAACTTAACTTGGTCAGAATTGAATAAGAACCCCAAACTGACCTTCAAAAAAATAATTTCCATTTTCCAGAATATAAAAACAATTTATTTTATACTTTCCCTTACAAAACAATGGTAACGTGTTACACCAGATCATGTTTTTGAATAAAGACAATTTTAATTACTCTTAAAAGAACAAATAAAACTTATGACCAAAACCAGAAGAGAAATAATCGATGAAAAAAATCGGCATTTTTCATATGTCGGGGATGCAACCAGCAACGGAATTATCTGGGGTCAATATGAAAGATTAGTAGATTTTATCTTTGAAACTTATTCCAATACAACCAGAAGATATGATGAAATTTCTCTGCCGCTACTTAACACCATTTCCCATGGCATCGAGTTAGCCATCAAGGAAAATATGGCATTTTTCAACCAATACAGTGAAAAAGAAACAACTACCAAATTCGAAAATATCACAGCCTTAATGAAAAGCCATGACCTGACAGAGCTTGCGAAAGAACTAAAAGTCGCATACAACCGGGTTCATAAAAAATTAAGAGTAGACCCGGCAGAAAAGGAATTGTTCAATCAATACTTTCAAAAGTTGGAAAAATTACTTAAGATTCTAAACCGATCAGCTGAAACGTTTCGATATTCCCATAAAATAGGAAAAACTGGAGACATCATAAAA
This genomic interval carries:
- a CDS encoding DNA repair protein; this encodes MENLSFKVAEIEISYHPAFKLAELPQVTSAQEAYRVLMERWEEGRIELLEEFKVILLNRRGRVLGVVNISQGGLSGTLADPKVIFAVALKACASGVILAHNHPSGELSPSDADISLTRKLKSGGDILEINVHDHLIVSRYGFYSFLDEGMM
- a CDS encoding peptidase C14, with the protein product MKIALIVGIDYYQNVSGLHGCVNDAYSVESMLKRNDGGSINFKTKLVTSSGPADQVNKRELKDLINVLFSQKAEVALFYFAGHGYIEANGGYLVASDATHGDDGVSLNEILAMANRSPATNKIIILDSCHSGIAGTSMENAEISHLSDGMTILTASTAEQYASEENGSGIFTTLMVDALSGSAANLVGQVTPGSIYAHIDQSLGDWDKQRPVFKTNVKNFVCLREVTPPITLEDLRSITEYFPSAGVEFPLDPTFEAEMKGRDEDMPAPIETNTVIFKRLQKFNRLNLLEPVNAPHMWNAAMESKSCRLTALGEHYRRLVEKELI